The proteins below come from a single Oenanthe melanoleuca isolate GR-GAL-2019-014 chromosome Z, OMel1.0, whole genome shotgun sequence genomic window:
- the FAM219A gene encoding protein FAM219A, which yields MVCCVVTSSVNKKQHLEQLLNGSDGVKKQRELARKGSLKNGNMGSPVNQQPKKNNVMARTRLVVPNKGYSSLDQSPDEKPLVALDTDSDDDFDMSRYSSSGYSSAEQINQDLNIQLLKDGYRLDEIPDDEDLDLIPPKSVNPTCMCCQATSSTACHIQ from the exons ATGGTCTGTTGTGTTGTCACCAGCAGTGTTAACAAGAAGCAGCACTTGGAGCAGCTTCTGAATGGCTCAGATGGAGTca agaagcagagggagctggCTCGGAAGGGCTCCCTGAAGAATGGAAACATGGGAAGCCCAGTTAATCAGCAGCCCAAGAAGAATAACGTGATGGCACGAACAAG gCTGGTCGTTCCCAATAAAGGCTACTCGTCGCTAGACCAGAGTCCAGATGAGAAGCCCCTGGTAGCCCTGGATACAGACAG TGATGATGACTTTGATATGTCCAGATATTCCTCCTCGGGATACTCATCAGCTGAG CAGATCAACCAAGACTTGAACATCCAGCTGCTAAAGGATGGGTACCGGTTAGATGAGATCCCAGATGACGAGGACCTCGACCTAATCCCCCCTAAATCGGTCAACCCTACCTGCATGTGTTGCCAAGCCACCTCCTCCACCGCCTGTCACATCCAGTAG
- the LOC130265228 gene encoding uncharacterized protein LOC130265228 gives MSFASDVHSTKPRSDCTAVAEGQGFLIRNTRLEKCIRASHETSSLSLASCKEHSGQQQWGWDPDSGTIVSLHTKRCLSALRARHNALVKLEPCGDWERQAWSCSKKGHLTLQSLGLHLGTKEGGHKVFVSREKDKFSRWKTLADETICAAARTAAQRPSKPTQQALDTRVWIYETKTIDSSKIDAVDRESSVSLTDSPLANKFNSTVSPLRTKQAQLPANEDPSHNHSKKHGNRGKNAGARLAGTNWKTAMLVLSPLAFILGLIILTLNVHYNKKKKILSALKSSPANSSRADLREPAPLRRGAQPYLPPSCSPSLRRGEILIEWKDGTVTPLFGNINYQVD, from the exons ATGAGTTTTGCCTCAGACGTGCACAGCACTAAGCCGCGCTCTGATTGTACTGCAGTAGCAGAGGGACAAGGCTTCCTCATAAGGAACACCCGGCTGGAAAAGTGCATCCGCGCCTCCCACGAGaccagcagcctcagcctggccaGCTGCAAGGAGCactctgggcagcagcagtggggctgggaccccGACTCGGGCACCATCGTCAGCCTGCACACCAAGCGGTGCCTGTCGGCGCTCCGGGCGCGCCACAACGCCCTGGTGAAGCTGGAGCCCTGTGGAGACTGGGAACGCCAGGCATGGTCCTGCAGCAAGAAGGGACACTTgaccctgcagagcctgggcttACACCTCGGCACCAAGGAGGGAGGCCACAAGGTCTTTGTCTCGAGGGAGAAGGACAAGTTCAGCAGGTGGAAGACGCTGGCAGATGAAaccatctgtgctgctgcccgGACAGCAGCTCAGAGGCCCAGCAAGCCAACACAACAAGCTCTAGACACACGTGTGTGGATCTATGAAA CTAAAACCATTGATTCATCAAAGATTGATGCTGTGGACAGAGAGTCTTCTGTGAGCCTGACTGACTCCCCTCTGGCTAACAAATTCAACAGCACAGTGTCTCCACTAAGGACcaaacaggcacagctcccGGCAAATGAGG ATCCATCCCACAACCATTCCAAGAAGCATGGAAATCGGGGGAAAAACGCTGGGGCCAGGCTTGCAG GAACGAATTGGAAGACTGCCATGCTGGTTCTCAGCCCCTTGGCATTCATACTGGGATTAATAATACTGACACTCAATGTTCACTACAACAA gaaaaagaaaatcctttctgCTCTGAAGAGCTCTCcagccaacagcagcagagctgatttACGGGAGCCAGCCCCGCTGCGCAGAGGCGCCCAGCCGTACCTCCCACCAtcctgctccccctccctgaGGCGTGGAGAGATCCTCATCGAGTGGAAAGATGGGACTGTCACTCCTCTTTTTGGCAACATCAATTACCAAGTGGACTAG